ATTCAGGAGACCAAGATGCCTCAGATTCCTGTCGATCACAGCGCCTTCTCGGCGCGTTTCTCCTCGCCGCCTTCAGCGGCCACTGGCCTGTCTGGCTTGGCCCTGCTGATGGCGCTCAGCGTCTCACCGGCCATCGCGGCCGATCCGGCCGCGCACGGCGAAGCCATGATGAACCACGGTCCAATGGGCGACCACGCCGGAATGCACGGTCAGGCGAGTGCCGGAGCCAGTGGCCAGGGACTCATCAACAGCGTCGATCAGGCGCAAGGACTGGTCAACATCACGCACGAGCCGATACCGGCCCTGAACTGGCCGGAGATGACCATGGATCTGCCTGTGGCCGAAGGCGTCGATCTGGAGACGATACAGGCGGGCGAGGCCGTGCGCTTCCGCGTGGAGCTGGGGGCGGATCAGGTCTACCGGATCACCGAAATCGAGGCGATGCCTTGAGCCGGCCGGCGTTCCTGCTCGGAGCGGCCGCGCTCGGCTGGAGCGTCTGGGCGATGACCTTCTGGGGCACGGTATCCGCGGCAGAGGCGGCCGTCGGTTCCCCCTCGGCCACAACGCACGACGACAGCCACGCCGGGCACGTCCACGCTGATACGCAACCGCCAGCCGTCACCCAGTACGTCTGCCCGATGCATCCGCAGATCATCCGCGACGAACCCGGCACCTGCCCGATCTGCGGCATGGATCTGGTCGAGAAACGGGTCGAACCCATGACCGGCCGCTATCCGCCGGTCAGCCTGACGCCGGCCGTGGTTCAGACGCTCGGGGTGCGCACAGCGGTCGCGGAGCGCGGACTCCTCTGGCGCGCCATCCGCACCCTCGGGCGCGTGACCTATGACGAGACGCGCCTCGCCCATGTGCATCCGCGCGCCTCGGGCTGGATCGAGGCGCTGGATCTGCGCGCCGAAGGCGAGCCGGTCAAGCGCGGTCAGACGCTGGCGGAGTTCTACGCACCCGACATCCTCTCAGCCCAGATCGATTTCCTGCTGGCGCGCGAGGGGCGCTCCGGCGCCCGCATCGATGCCGACAAGGCGCGCAATCTGCTGCGGCTACTGGCGGTGCCGGACGACGTGATCAGCGCCATCGAGCGCGACGGCCGGCCGCGCAACCGCATCCCGGTGCGCGCGCCCATGGACGGCATCGTCACCCGAATCGAAGCGCGCGAGGGCATGTATGTGACCGAGTCGACCGAGATGTTCCGGGTCGCCGACCTGAGCCGCGTCTGGGTCATGGTCGACGTCTACGAGCATCAGATCGACTGGCTCAAACCCGACGCGCCGGCCGAGATCCGGGTACCGGCCCGCCCCGGACGCACCTGGAACGGCCGGGTCGACTATCTCTATCCGGAACTCGATCCCGACACCCGCACCCTGCGCGTGCGCCTGGTGTTCGACAATCCGGACCTCAGTCTCAAACCCAACATGTTCGCCGATGTCGAGATCTTCGGCGGACCCAAGCGCGATGTGCTCAAGATTCCGGCCGAGGCGCTGATCGTCACTGGCGCGCGCACGAGCGTGGTCCGGGCGCTCGGCGACGGACGCTTCCAGCCGGTCGACGTGGTCAGCGGCATGCAGCGTGACGGCGTGGTCGAGATCCTGTCCGGACTCGAAGCCGGGGATCGCGTCGTCACCTCCGGGCAGTTCCTGATCGACTCCGAGTCCAATCTGCGCGCGAGCTTCCAGCGTCTGGGTGAGCCGGGCGCCGAGGCCGCCGCCGCGGCACACAGTGGCCATGGAGGCCACTGAATGAAAGCCGTCATCCTCTGGTCGCTCAAAAACCGCTTCCTGGTCCTGCTCGCGGCCCTGGCGCTGACCGCCTGGGGGCTCTATGCCCTGGTCCGCACCCCGCTCGATGCCATTCCGGACCTGTCCGACGTCCAGGTCATCGTCAAGACCAGCTTTCCCGGTCAGGCCCCGCGTGTGGTCGAGGAGCAGGTCACGTACCCCATCACCACCACCATGCTTTCGGTGCCGGGCGCCAAGGCGGTGCGCGGCTACAGCTTCTTCGGCGACAGCTATGTCTATGTGATCTTCGAGGACGGGACCGATCTGTACTGGGCGCGCGCCCGAGTGCTCGAATATCTGAACCAGGCCGCCGCCGATCTGCCGGATGGCGTGCAGCCGCGCCTGGGACCGGATGCGACCGGCGTGGGCTGGATCTACAGCTATGCGCTGGTGGACCGCTCCGGCCGGCACGATCTGGCCGAGCTGACCAGCCTGCAGAACTGGTTCCTGAAGTTCGAGCTGCAATCCCTGCCCGGCGTGGCCGAGGTCGCGACCGTCGGCGGCATGGTGCGTCAGTATCAGATCGTCGTCGACCCGGAGAAACTGCGCAGCTTCGGCCTGCCGCTGCGGCAGGTGATCGCGGCGGTGCAGAACGCCAACCGCGATGTCGGCGGCTCGGTGCTGGAGCTGGCCGAGGCCGAATACATGGTGCGCACGCGCGGCTATCTGCGCTCACTCGAAGACATCGAGCTGATCCCGGTGAAGACTTCGCCCGAGGGCACGCCGGTGCTGTTGCGCGACATCGCCCGAGTGCAGATCGGTCCCGAGATGCGCCGTGTCGTGGCGGACCTCGACGGCGAGGGCGAGATCACCGGCGGCATCATCGTCATGCGCTCGGGCGAGAACGCGCTGGCGACCATCGGCGCGGTCAAGGAACGTCTCGACGCCCTGCGCGCGAGCCTCCCCGAGGGCGTGGAGATCGTCGAGACCTACGACCGCTCCGGGCTGATCCTGGACGCGGTCGACAACCTCCGGACCAAGCTGATCGAGGAATTCGTCGTCGTCGCTCTGGTCTGCCTCGCCTTCCTGTTCCATCTGCGCTCGGCGCTGGTGGTGATCCTGAGTCTGCCGCTCGGCATCCTGGCGGCCTTCATCGTCATGCAGCACCAGGGCATCAACGCCAACATCCTGTCCCTGGGCGGCATCGCCATCGCCATCGGCGCCATGGTGGATGCGGCCATCGTCATGATCGAGAACGCCCACAAGCATCTGGAGCGCTGGGAGGCCGCGCATGGGGCGTGTCCGCGCGGCGAGGACCACTGGCGGGTGATCGGCGAGGCGACGGTCGAGGTCGGCCCGGCGCTCTTCTTCAGTCTGCTGATCATCACGCTGAGCTTTCTGCCGGTCTTCAGCCTCCAGGCGCAGGAAGGGCGGCTGTTCAGTCCGCTGGCCTTCACCAAGACCTATGCCATGGCCGCCGCCGCCGGACTGGCTGTCACCCTGGTGCCGGTTCTGATGGGCTATCTGGTGCGCGGGCGCATCCCGAGCGAGACGGCCAATCCGCTCAACCGCTGGCTCATCGCACTCTACCGTCCGGGGCTGCGCGCGGTGCTGCGCCGGCCGCGCCTGACCCTCGGCGTGGCGGCGCTCGTGATGCTGAGTGCCTGGTGGCCGCTCAAGCATCTCGGCACCGAGTTCATGCCCGATCTCTACGAAGGCGACCTGATGTACATGCCGACCACCTTGCCGGGCATTTCCATCGGCAAGGCCCAGCAGTTGCTGCAACAGACCGACCGGCTGATCGCCGGCCTGCCGGAGGTCGAACGGGTGTTCGGCAAGATGGGCCGCGCCGATACCGCCACCGACCCGGCCCCCCTGACCATGGTCGAGACTCTGATCCAGCTCAAGCCGCGCTCCGAGTGGCGCGAAGGCATGACGCTGGAGACACTGATCGCCGAGCTGGACGCGACCGTCGCGCTGCCCGGCGTCACCAATGCCTGGGTGATGCCGATCAAGACCCGCATCGACATGCTGGCCACCGGCATCAAGACCCCGGTCGGCATCAAGATCGCCGGCCCGGATCTGACCGAGATCGAACGCCTCGGCACCCAGGTGGAGCGGGCGGTGAAACAGGTGCCGGGCACCGCCTCGGCCTTCTCCGAACGGGTCGCCGGCGGGCGCTATATCGAGATCGTCCCGGATCGGCTGGCGGCGGCGCGGGTGGGCTTGAACGTCAGCGACATCAACGATCTGGTCGCGGCGGCCATCGGCGGTCTCAATGTCAGCCGCAGCGTCGAAGGACTCGAACGCTATCCGATCAACATCCGCTTTCCGCGCGAGCAGCGCGATGACCTCCAGAAGCTGCGCGAGCTGCCCATCGTCACCCCGAGCGGCGCCCAGATCCCGCTGGCGCAGATCGCCGAGGTCAGGATCACCGATGGCGCGCCCATGCTCAAGAGCGAGAACGCGCGCCTGAACGGCTGGGTCTTCGTCGACATCCGTGGGCGGGATCTCGGGCGCTGGATCGCCGAGGCGCGGCAGGTGGTCGCCGAACAGGTCCGGCTGCCGCCGGGCTATTCGCTGACCTGGTCCGGGCAGTACGAGTACCTGGAACGCGCCCAGGAACGTCTGGCGCTGGTGGTGCCGCTGACGCTCTTGATCATCTTCGTGCTGCTGTATCTGACCTTCTCTCGGGCGTCCGAGGCGCTGTTGGTGATGTTGTCGCTGCCCTTCGCCCTGGTCGGCGGTCTGTGGCTGATCCATCTGCTCGACTACAACCTGTCGATCGCCGTGGCCGTGGGCTTCATCGCGCTGGCCGGCGTGGCGGCCGAGTTCGGCGTCATCATGCTGGTCTATCTCGACAACGCGCTGGACGAGGCGCGCCGCGCCGGGCGTCTGGCGAGCGACGCGGATCTGAAGGCCGCCATCGAAGAGGGCGCGGTCCTGCGTATCCGTCCCAAGGCCATGACGGTCGCCACCATCTTCGCCGGACTCCTGCCGATCATGCTGCTGGGCGGCGTCGGCTCCGAGGTCATGCGCCCCATCGCCGCGCCCATGGTCGGCGGCATGATCACCGCGCCGCTGCTGAGCCTGTTCGTCATCCCGGCGATCTATCTGCTGTGGCAGCGGAACGCGGCAGGGTCGGCGGATCCTTAGGGGACCGGCGAACCCACGGCGGTTTCGTGCCGATCCACCCATTCATAGATCTCGATCGTCGTCGGATCGCACTGGCAGCACCCCCCGGCGCAGGGCGTATCGGCCGGGAGCTTGCGCACCCGACCCTTGCGCTCCAGCGTTTCCAGCATTCCGCGCAGCGCGTCCGGCTCGGCATCGAAGCGATAGGCCAGATCGCGCACGGCGGCGCGGCGGTTGTCGCGCAGATAGCGCGAGAGTTCACTGACGATCATGACGACACTCCCTCGGCGGCGGCCAGTTTGACGGTGGCCGGCTCGCGCTGTGCCCAGAGACGCATCCCGATGACGACGGTGAGCAGCAGCCCGAGCATCACGCCGATCCAGATCGAGGCGTTGACCGGATCACGGTCGAAGATCGCGGCCTGATAGAACACCGTGGCCGTGACATAGCCCAGTCCCGTGGTCCAGAGCACCGCGAAAGCGGCCCAGCCGGTGCTGGTCTCGCGCTGGATGGCGCCGATCGCGGCGACACAGGGCGAGTAGAGCAGGATGAACAGCAGATAGGCGAAGGCTCCGGCCTGTCCGTCGAAACGCGCGGCCATGGCGCCGAAGGTGCCGCTGCCGACCTCCAGTTCCTCCGCAGCGGCTTCGGGATCGACCGTCTCAGCAACGCCGCCCAGGCCCAGCGGATCGGCCCAACTGCCCAAGGCATCGATCAGATTGACCGGAATGGTCGCCACGGCTTCGTTCAAGCCGGCGCTCAGGCTGTAGGGCGCGTCCGCCTCGGTGCCTGCCTCCTCACCCGCGTCGGCGGCCGCCAGGCCCGAATAGGTTGCGTCCAGCGTGCCGACCACGGCTTCCTTGGCCAGGATGCCGGTGAAGATGCCGACCGTCGCCGGCCAGTTCTCGGCGTTCAGCCCCATCGGCGAGAAGGCCGGCGCGATGGTGCGCCCGATGGCGGCGAGCACCGACTGTTCGCTGTCCTCGTTGCCGAAGCTGCCGTCGGTGCCCGTAGTGTTGAGCACGTTGAGCACCAGCACCATGGGCACGATCACCGCGCCGGCGCGCACGACGAAGCCCTTGGTGCGATCCCAGGTGCGCAGCAGTACGCCCTTGAGCGTGGGCAGATGGTAGGGCGGCAGTTCCATCACGAAGGGCATGACCTGACCTTCGAGCAGGGTGCGCTTGAGGATGAAGCCGGTCAGCACGGCGGCGAGGAGACCGATCAGATAGAGCGCGAACACCACATTCTGCCCGCCGGCCGTGAAGAAGGCGGCGGCAAAGAGTGCATACACCGGCAACCGCGCCCCGCACGACATGAAGGGCGCCATCAGCACCGTCAGGATGCGGTCGCGCGGATTCTCAAGGGTGCGTGCCGCCATCACAGCCGGCACGTTGCAGCCGAAACCGACCAGCAGCGGTACGAACGACTTGCCCGGCAGCCCGATGGCGCGCATGAAGCGATCCATGACGAAGGCGGCGCGCGCCATGTAGCCCGAGTCTTCCAGCGCCGACATGAACAGATACAGGAAGGCGATGATCGGGATGAAGGTCGCCACCACCTGCACGCCGCCGCCGAGTCCGCCGGCCAGACCGATGATCAACCACTCGGGCGTGCCGATCCGACCCAGCAGCTCGGCGGCACCATCGACGAAGATGGCCCCGGCGGCAATGTCGAAGAAGTCGATGAAGGCCCCGCCGATGTTGATGGTGAACATGAACATCAGATACATGACGGCCAGGAAGATCGGGATGCCGAGCGCGCGATTGAGCACCACGCGGTCGACCCGGTCGGAGAGCGAACGCGAGGCCTGGCCCGATTGCTTGACCGTCGCCTGGGTGACGGCATGCGCAAAGCCGTAGCGCGCGTCGGCAAACAGGATATCGACGTCGTCTGCCTCGTCGCCGAGCAGGGCGCGGACTTCGTCCGCCGTCACCGTCGAGCCGGTCAACTGACGCGCCAGATCGTCGCCTTCGAGCAACCGCGCCCCCAGCCAGCGCACCGGATCGCCCTGGGCCTCGGCGATCGCACTCAGACGTGGTTCGAGCGCACTGATCGCCGCTTCCAGCGTCGGGCCGAACGGAATCAGGACCGGCGGTGCGATGGCACGGCCGGACGCGTGCGCGGCTTGTTCGAACAGTGTCTGCTTGAGTTCCGGCAGTCCCCGGCCATTGGCCGCCACCAGCGGAATCACCGGACAGCCGAGCCGTTTGGAGAGCGCGGCGATGTCGATCTGGATGCCGCGCGCTTCGGCCACATCCATCATGTTGAGCGCCAGCACCAGCGGGCGGCCCATCTCGATGAGCTGGGTGGTCAGATAGAGATTACGCTCCAGGCTGGAGGCATCGAGGATGTTGAGGATGACATCGGCCTCGCGCGCATGGACGAAATCGCGTGCGATGCGCTCGTCGAGCGAAACCGAGGGATCGGTGACGTCGAGCGAATAGGTGCCGGGCAGGTCGACCAGGGTGAACTCGGACTCGCCGAACCGATAGCGTCCGGTCTTGCGCTCGACCGTCACGCCCGACCAGTTGCCGACCTGCTGGCGCGAACCAGTGAGGGCGTTGAAGAGGGTCGTCTTGCCGCAGTTGGGATTGCCGACGACGCCGATGCAGTACGACGGCTTGGATTGGGACTGGGGTTTGGGCTGGATCTGACTCATCACGCGCGCTCCACTTCGAGTACCGCCGCCTCGTCGCGGCGCAGACTGACCGAGGTGCCGCGCACCCGGATCTCGACCGGATCACCCAACGGGGCGACCCGGATCACTTCCAATGCGGCACCGGGCGTGAGTCCCATGGCCAGCAGCTTGCGCCGATAGGTTCCACCGCCGGCCTGAAAACCGAGTACGCGCCCGTGGTCCCCCGCCTTGAAATCCTTGAGTGTCGTGTTCATCCGTCGATCGCCTCCACCAGGATCTTGACGGCCATGCCGCACCCGAGCGCCAGGCGTGTCTCGCCGCGCGCCACCACCA
The sequence above is drawn from the Allochromatium vinosum DSM 180 genome and encodes:
- the feoB gene encoding Fe(2+) transporter permease subunit FeoB translates to MSQIQPKPQSQSKPSYCIGVVGNPNCGKTTLFNALTGSRQQVGNWSGVTVERKTGRYRFGESEFTLVDLPGTYSLDVTDPSVSLDERIARDFVHAREADVILNILDASSLERNLYLTTQLIEMGRPLVLALNMMDVAEARGIQIDIAALSKRLGCPVIPLVAANGRGLPELKQTLFEQAAHASGRAIAPPVLIPFGPTLEAAISALEPRLSAIAEAQGDPVRWLGARLLEGDDLARQLTGSTVTADEVRALLGDEADDVDILFADARYGFAHAVTQATVKQSGQASRSLSDRVDRVVLNRALGIPIFLAVMYLMFMFTINIGGAFIDFFDIAAGAIFVDGAAELLGRIGTPEWLIIGLAGGLGGGVQVVATFIPIIAFLYLFMSALEDSGYMARAAFVMDRFMRAIGLPGKSFVPLLVGFGCNVPAVMAARTLENPRDRILTVLMAPFMSCGARLPVYALFAAAFFTAGGQNVVFALYLIGLLAAVLTGFILKRTLLEGQVMPFVMELPPYHLPTLKGVLLRTWDRTKGFVVRAGAVIVPMVLVLNVLNTTGTDGSFGNEDSEQSVLAAIGRTIAPAFSPMGLNAENWPATVGIFTGILAKEAVVGTLDATYSGLAAADAGEEAGTEADAPYSLSAGLNEAVATIPVNLIDALGSWADPLGLGGVAETVDPEAAAEELEVGSGTFGAMAARFDGQAGAFAYLLFILLYSPCVAAIGAIQRETSTGWAAFAVLWTTGLGYVTATVFYQAAIFDRDPVNASIWIGVMLGLLLTVVIGMRLWAQREPATVKLAAAEGVSS
- a CDS encoding copper-binding protein, with product MPQIPVDHSAFSARFSSPPSAATGLSGLALLMALSVSPAIAADPAAHGEAMMNHGPMGDHAGMHGQASAGASGQGLINSVDQAQGLVNITHEPIPALNWPEMTMDLPVAEGVDLETIQAGEAVRFRVELGADQVYRITEIEAMP
- a CDS encoding efflux RND transporter periplasmic adaptor subunit; its protein translation is MSRPAFLLGAAALGWSVWAMTFWGTVSAAEAAVGSPSATTHDDSHAGHVHADTQPPAVTQYVCPMHPQIIRDEPGTCPICGMDLVEKRVEPMTGRYPPVSLTPAVVQTLGVRTAVAERGLLWRAIRTLGRVTYDETRLAHVHPRASGWIEALDLRAEGEPVKRGQTLAEFYAPDILSAQIDFLLAREGRSGARIDADKARNLLRLLAVPDDVISAIERDGRPRNRIPVRAPMDGIVTRIEAREGMYVTESTEMFRVADLSRVWVMVDVYEHQIDWLKPDAPAEIRVPARPGRTWNGRVDYLYPELDPDTRTLRVRLVFDNPDLSLKPNMFADVEIFGGPKRDVLKIPAEALIVTGARTSVVRALGDGRFQPVDVVSGMQRDGVVEILSGLEAGDRVVTSGQFLIDSESNLRASFQRLGEPGAEAAAAAHSGHGGH
- a CDS encoding FeoA family protein, whose translation is MNTTLKDFKAGDHGRVLGFQAGGGTYRRKLLAMGLTPGAALEVIRVAPLGDPVEIRVRGTSVSLRRDEAAVLEVERA
- a CDS encoding FeoC-like transcriptional regulator is translated as MIVSELSRYLRDNRRAAVRDLAYRFDAEPDALRGMLETLERKGRVRKLPADTPCAGGCCQCDPTTIEIYEWVDRHETAVGSPVP
- a CDS encoding efflux RND transporter permease subunit codes for the protein MKAVILWSLKNRFLVLLAALALTAWGLYALVRTPLDAIPDLSDVQVIVKTSFPGQAPRVVEEQVTYPITTTMLSVPGAKAVRGYSFFGDSYVYVIFEDGTDLYWARARVLEYLNQAAADLPDGVQPRLGPDATGVGWIYSYALVDRSGRHDLAELTSLQNWFLKFELQSLPGVAEVATVGGMVRQYQIVVDPEKLRSFGLPLRQVIAAVQNANRDVGGSVLELAEAEYMVRTRGYLRSLEDIELIPVKTSPEGTPVLLRDIARVQIGPEMRRVVADLDGEGEITGGIIVMRSGENALATIGAVKERLDALRASLPEGVEIVETYDRSGLILDAVDNLRTKLIEEFVVVALVCLAFLFHLRSALVVILSLPLGILAAFIVMQHQGINANILSLGGIAIAIGAMVDAAIVMIENAHKHLERWEAAHGACPRGEDHWRVIGEATVEVGPALFFSLLIITLSFLPVFSLQAQEGRLFSPLAFTKTYAMAAAAGLAVTLVPVLMGYLVRGRIPSETANPLNRWLIALYRPGLRAVLRRPRLTLGVAALVMLSAWWPLKHLGTEFMPDLYEGDLMYMPTTLPGISIGKAQQLLQQTDRLIAGLPEVERVFGKMGRADTATDPAPLTMVETLIQLKPRSEWREGMTLETLIAELDATVALPGVTNAWVMPIKTRIDMLATGIKTPVGIKIAGPDLTEIERLGTQVERAVKQVPGTASAFSERVAGGRYIEIVPDRLAAARVGLNVSDINDLVAAAIGGLNVSRSVEGLERYPINIRFPREQRDDLQKLRELPIVTPSGAQIPLAQIAEVRITDGAPMLKSENARLNGWVFVDIRGRDLGRWIAEARQVVAEQVRLPPGYSLTWSGQYEYLERAQERLALVVPLTLLIIFVLLYLTFSRASEALLVMLSLPFALVGGLWLIHLLDYNLSIAVAVGFIALAGVAAEFGVIMLVYLDNALDEARRAGRLASDADLKAAIEEGAVLRIRPKAMTVATIFAGLLPIMLLGGVGSEVMRPIAAPMVGGMITAPLLSLFVIPAIYLLWQRNAAGSADP